In a single window of the Nicotiana tomentosiformis chromosome 10, ASM39032v3, whole genome shotgun sequence genome:
- the LOC104093718 gene encoding peroxidase 22.3-like, whose product MVSRSFLFLHVLIMFCLAVMAFSELSDDFYEDVCPEALPTINRVVKAAIQKERRMGASLLRLHFHDCFVNGCDASILLDQTATIDSEKTARANNNSARGFEVIDKIKSEVDKACGRPVVSCADILAVAARDSVVALHGPTWEVKLGRRDSTTASRTMANNDIPSPFMDLPALINNFKNQGLDEEDLVALSGGHTLGFAQCFTFRDRIYSETNIDSTFASQRQANCPRSGGDSNLASLDPTPALFDSKYFSNLVSKKGILHSDQALFSGGQTDDLVKTYSTNLGTFSKDFTESMIKMGNIKPLTGNQGQIRVNCRKVN is encoded by the exons ATGGTTTCACGTAGCTTCCTCTTCCTTCATGTGTTGATCATGTTTTGTTTAGCAGTCATGGCATTTTCAGAATTATCAGATGATTTCTACGAGGATGTTTGTCCTGAAGCTTTACCAACAATTAATCGGGTTGTTAAGGCTGCAATCCAGAAAGAGAGACGAATGGGCGCTTCTCTGCTACGTCTGCATTTTCATGATTGTTTCGTTAAT GGTTGTGATGCTTCGATTCTTCTTGATCAAACGGCTACTATTGATAGTGAAAAGACTGCTAGAGCTAATAACAATTCTGCTAGAGGATTTGAGGTGATTGATAAAATCAAATCCGAGGTTGATAAAGCTTGTGGACGTCCGGTTGTATCTTGTGCGGACATCTTGGCAGTTGCAGCTCGTGATTCTGTAGTTGCT CTACATGGACCAACATGGGAAGTGAAATTGGGAAGAAGAGACTCCACTACAGCAAGTAGAACCATGGCCAACAACGACATCCCATCTCCATTCATGGACTTACCTGCACTTATCAACAACTTCAAGAATCAAGGCTTGGATGAGGAAGACCTCGTCGCGCTCTCGGGTGGCCACACATTAGGGTTTGCTCAGTGTTTCACCTTTAGAGACCGCATATACAGTGAGACTAACATTGATTCCACCTTTGCAAGCCAACGACAAGCCAATTGTCCACGTAGTGGAGGTGATTCTAACCTTGCTTCCCTTGATCCAACACCTGCTCTTTTCGACTCGAAATATTTTAGTAACTTGGTGTCCAAGAAAGGGATTTTACATTCTGATCAAGCATTGTTTAGTGGAGGCCAGACTGATGATCTTGTTAAGACATATAGTACCAACCTTGGGACTTTCTCTAAAGATTTCACTGAGTCTATGATTAAGATGGGAAATATCAAGCCATTGACCGGGAACCAAGGCCAAATTCGTGTCAACTGCAGGAAGGTGAACTAA